Proteins found in one Clostridium kluyveri DSM 555 genomic segment:
- a CDS encoding YpmA family protein, with translation MKNELKLISSKEFSDYEDMYKIVDFLNKNLNIYGFTFGICEKDNKNIINIYKHD, from the coding sequence ATGAAAAATGAATTAAAATTAATTTCATCAAAAGAATTTAGTGACTATGAAGATATGTATAAAATTGTGGATTTTTTGAATAAAAATTTAAATATTTATGGTTTTACTTTTGGAATATGCGAGAAAGATAATAAAAATATAATAAATATTTATAAACATGATTGA
- a CDS encoding pseudouridine synthase: MIERLHKYMAACGVASRRKCEHIISEGRVKVNGVVVNKLGTTIDDERDEILVDNKIIKKENKKVYILLNKPRGYISSVKDDRGRKTLLDIVKVNERVYPIGRLDYNTSGAIILTNDGEVYNNIAHPGSNKSKIYIAAIKGIPSSEEIKRFENGIDIGGYITAKAKFDFISSNKESSKVKIEIHEGKNRQVRKMCDAIGHPVITLMRIAIGDIKLGNLKEGAWRYLTEKEIQYIKGGKLL; this comes from the coding sequence ATGATAGAAAGATTACATAAATACATGGCTGCCTGCGGGGTAGCGTCAAGAAGAAAATGTGAACATATAATATCGGAGGGAAGAGTAAAAGTAAATGGAGTAGTTGTAAATAAACTTGGGACAACAATTGATGATGAGAGAGATGAAATTCTGGTAGATAATAAAATAATAAAGAAAGAAAATAAAAAGGTGTATATATTATTAAATAAACCGAGAGGATATATATCTTCAGTTAAAGATGATAGGGGACGCAAAACACTTCTTGATATAGTAAAAGTAAATGAAAGGGTTTATCCCATAGGAAGGCTTGACTATAATACATCAGGAGCCATAATACTTACCAATGATGGGGAAGTATATAATAATATAGCTCATCCAGGAAGCAATAAATCTAAGATATATATTGCTGCAATAAAAGGAATACCTTCTAGTGAGGAGATAAAACGATTTGAAAATGGCATAGATATAGGAGGATATATAACAGCTAAGGCAAAATTTGATTTTATTAGTTCAAATAAGGAAAGTTCAAAGGTAAAAATAGAAATACATGAAGGAAAAAACAGACAGGTTAGAAAAATGTGTGATGCCATAGGCCATCCTGTAATAACTTTAATGAGAATTGCTATAGGAGATATAAAACTAGGCAATCTCAAGGAGGGAGCATGGAGATATTTAACTGAAAAGGAAATACAATATATAAAAGGTGGAAAGTTATTATGA